TGCGCACAGGAACTGGATTTGCGCATTTACTGCGCATCGAGCGCCCACAGTGCTCACCGGATCGCGGACCCTACAGTGGTTCGAGGGTTAGCGGCGGACTGCGTCCAGGCGGCGGATGGTCTCCTCGGTCTGGCGTTCCATGGGCAGGTCGGCATCGAGGAGGTACTGGTTCAGCTGCTGGATCGCTGCTTCCAGTTCGTCGTGTGCGCCGAGTTGGGCCAGGGCCTCGAAGCGGTGGCGCCACAGGGCCTCGCGCTCGCGTGCGGTGTCCAGGCCGCGGCCCGACGCCCACAGTGCGCCCCGAGGGTCGCGGGCGGCCAGGCAGCGGGCGGCGAGGTCGTCGGCCACGTCGACCACTGCCGAGATCATGTCCTGGGTCAGGGCCTCGGCCCAGACGTAGCGGCGCGGCGGAATGCCGGTGAAGGGCCGGCCCTGTACGAGCTCGAGCGCGCGCCGCAGCATGGCGCGCCCTTCATCGCCGCCGGCGCGAGCGGCCTGGGTGGTCAGGTCCTGGAACTGGTGCCAGTCGCAGGCGACGCCGACCAGGCGGTGCTTGCGGTCGGGCTGTTCGTTGAGCTTTGGGTAGTACTCGTCACCGAGCCAGCGCCGTACCTCGCGGACACGTCCGTTCCTGGTGTTGTTCTCCACGCGCCCTCCGCCGGGCGCGATGACCTCGTCGAGCTCGTGGCGGGTGGCACCGTCGGTGCGCAGGGCGAGCCAGGAGACCAGTTCCGTGGCGACGGTGCGCCGGTTGGATTCGATGTGCCCGCGGGCGCCGGTGACGTCGATGGGGCCGAGCACTCGGACCAGGGGCCCGTCGGCCGCGTCCTCGCCTGCCGGCCGCTGTGGGCTGTCGGCCGCACTGGTGGGCACCGGCTCCTGGGGCACCGGGGCCGGCGGGCTGACGGGCTCGGGCAGCCGGGCGTTGACCCGAGAGGTCGCGGTTGTGGCAGGCAGCACGATCCGGCTGGGGGAGGTGGCGTCCGTCCGCGGGATGGCGGGGCCAGCCTCTTCTGCAGAAGGTTGGGCCTCCGTGGCCGCGTCGTCCTCGTGGTGCACTGTGGCCGGTGCGGGCGCGCCCTCGAGGTGATGGGCTGGGGAGTCGTCGTCGAGGTCGGCCAGGCGGGCGAACAGGCTGTCCGACTCCCGCGCGGCGGGTACCGACTCGGCGGCAGCCGGAGCTGCAGCGGCGGCGGGCGCCTCGGTGTCCTTCGCCAGCGGGACGGAGGTCGCAGGCGGTTCGTCGGGGGCGAGGTCGGTCTCCGAGTTCGACGTCAGCGCGCTCTCGACGACGTCGGCGTATTCCTCGTCCGAGAAGGCGACCAGGCGGCAGTGCAGCCCGGTACCGGGCACGGGATGGACTTCGTCGTCGGTGTCCAGGACCCACACCGCGTCGGCCTCGGCGGGCATGTGCCCGCTGGTGATGATGACGGTCGCGGTACGCGGTTCCTGCTGCAGGACCTCGGCGAGCTCTTCGGCGGCCTCGGGGTCGGGGCAGCTGTCGAGGTCGGCAAGGACGACCATCGGCCACAGCTCGTCCACCGTGTCCGCGGCCCGCGCGGCTCCCAGGTCCGTACTGTTGCTGCCGGACAGTGCCGTGTGCTGGCGGCCGTGGTGGGTGCGGACGACGTCGGCCGCGTCGGCGAGCGTCGTGTACGGGGTCACGCGCGAGTCGATGAGGGACAGGCCCGGGGCGCTGTCCTCGCCCGCGACAGCGATCTCCAGGTCCGAGCTGAGCGGGGACACCGCGAGCGATGTACCCAGGGCGCGCAGCACCTGAAGCCGTGTGGCGCCGGTGAGGTGCACGGCCCCGAAGCGTTCCAGGTCGACCAGTAGCAGCGCCTCGCGGGTGTCGTCGCCGAGCGCGACCAGTGCCGGATAAGGGGCGTCCATCCGGCCGAGGAGTTCGGCGTCTGCGAGGTCCCCGGTGTCGGTGGCGCACCACCAAAGCTGCGGGCTGTCGTCGACGGCGGTGAACGGTGGCAGGGGAGCGGGGAGTTCGTCGGCATCATCGGTGTCGGCGAGGTGGAGCAGCACGCCCTCGGTGCCCAGCTGGACGGCGGCGAGAGCGGGCAGCGGACGCCCCGCCTCGGCGCAGTGGTGGGCGAGCGTGCGCAGGGCCGCATCCAGGAAGTCGACCTCCTCGATGGCATCGACGCAGCGCAGGGCACGCTCGGTCGCGGCGGCACGTCCCTGCGCCATCGAGATCCGGCGCCCGGCCCGCCGGCGACGCTGCTGCACCGTCCGCCTGCGCCGCAGCATCAAGAGCACTCCGGCGGCGACGAACGCGGACGCGCCCAACGCCATCGTCGTGACGGTCAGGCCGGACTCCTCGTCCGGCGAGGCGTCTTGGGCGCTGCTGTGGCGATCGTCAGCCGACGGCGCAGCCCCAGCAGGTGCCGAGGTGCCGGGTGCGGAGGGCTCCTCGGTGCCGGCCCCGGAGGGCTCCGCGGTCGGCGCGGCCTGGGAGGGCACACCGACGCCCGGGTCCTCACTCGGTGCCTTCGTGGCCGAGGAGTTGGACTCCTGCTCCTGCGCGGAACTGCTCGCGGACGGGGCGGGAGTTGCTTCCTGTTCTGGGGTGCCCGCCTCGCCGTCGCTGGCCCGGGGGGACTCGGAGGGCGATGCCGCCGCCTCGCCGTCCTCGCCCTGGTGGCCCTTCTCCTGGCCGTCGGAGCCCTGCTTGCCGGGCTGCTGGGAGGGCCGCGCCTGGTCGGGGATAGCCAGGTGATCCCCAGGATGGATCAGGTTCGGGTTCTTGATGACGTCCGGGTTCGCCTCGACGATCTCCGGGTAGAGCGTGGGATCGCCCTGCTGCTCCTCGGAGATGTCCCACAGCGTGTCCCCGGGCCGCACCATGTAATGGCTTTCCGAACGCTGCTCCGAGGCGTCCTCGCTCGCCGTGCGCGAGGAGCTCGCCAGCTGAGCTTGCAGGCCGGAACTCGCGCCCGATGCGGAGGCGGCCGCGGGGCTGGCGTCGGCGGGCAGTGTGAGCGTGGTGCCCGCCGACAGCGAGGAGCTGGGCCCGGTGATGTGCAACTCGGGGTTGAGGCGGGCGATGTCACGCCAGCGCAACCCGTCGCCGAGACGCTGCTCAGCCACGTCGTACGCCACCACACCCTCGCCTGCGACGTGATGCTCCTTGGTGGCAGCGGCCGTTGTCGCCGCGGTCGCCGTGCGCTCGGTGTGGTCCACGGAGGCCGGGGCGGGGGAGGCGTGGTCGAGGGTGGCGGTCGCTGCGACGACGGGGGTGGCGGCGGTTGCCGCGGCCGCGGGAGAAGCGAGCAGCAGCCCGCCCAGCAGAAAGA
The DNA window shown above is from Streptomyces sp. NBC_01445 and carries:
- a CDS encoding LysM peptidoglycan-binding domain-containing protein: MAHRIVRWPLALLRLIARLAALAVLAAGVPALLLKVGTLPQSVPSLSEAREALMAPDDGSLLFTTLTLAAWIAWLWLLVPLLVELVAALAHRATPRLPGMATSQRLAVFLLGGLLLASPAAAATAATPVVAATATLDHASPAPASVDHTERTATAATTAAATKEHHVAGEGVVAYDVAEQRLGDGLRWRDIARLNPELHITGPSSSLSAGTTLTLPADASPAAASASGASSGLQAQLASSSRTASEDASEQRSESHYMVRPGDTLWDISEEQQGDPTLYPEIVEANPDVIKNPNLIHPGDHLAIPDQARPSQQPGKQGSDGQEKGHQGEDGEAAASPSESPRASDGEAGTPEQEATPAPSASSSAQEQESNSSATKAPSEDPGVGVPSQAAPTAEPSGAGTEEPSAPGTSAPAGAAPSADDRHSSAQDASPDEESGLTVTTMALGASAFVAAGVLLMLRRRRTVQQRRRRAGRRISMAQGRAAATERALRCVDAIEEVDFLDAALRTLAHHCAEAGRPLPALAAVQLGTEGVLLHLADTDDADELPAPLPPFTAVDDSPQLWWCATDTGDLADAELLGRMDAPYPALVALGDDTREALLLVDLERFGAVHLTGATRLQVLRALGTSLAVSPLSSDLEIAVAGEDSAPGLSLIDSRVTPYTTLADAADVVRTHHGRQHTALSGSNSTDLGAARAADTVDELWPMVVLADLDSCPDPEAAEELAEVLQQEPRTATVIITSGHMPAEADAVWVLDTDDEVHPVPGTGLHCRLVAFSDEEYADVVESALTSNSETDLAPDEPPATSVPLAKDTEAPAAAAAPAAAESVPAARESDSLFARLADLDDDSPAHHLEGAPAPATVHHEDDAATEAQPSAEEAGPAIPRTDATSPSRIVLPATTATSRVNARLPEPVSPPAPVPQEPVPTSAADSPQRPAGEDAADGPLVRVLGPIDVTGARGHIESNRRTVATELVSWLALRTDGATRHELDEVIAPGGGRVENNTRNGRVREVRRWLGDEYYPKLNEQPDRKHRLVGVACDWHQFQDLTTQAARAGGDEGRAMLRRALELVQGRPFTGIPPRRYVWAEALTQDMISAVVDVADDLAARCLAARDPRGALWASGRGLDTAREREALWRHRFEALAQLGAHDELEAAIQQLNQYLLDADLPMERQTEETIRRLDAVRR